Proteins encoded by one window of Meiothermus sp. CFH 77666:
- a CDS encoding MFS transporter codes for MTKTDTPGILDLRDRNYRFAMLNGWFVLLGDAFFNGSIVLASFAAKLGAPNWVIGLLPSLLNAGSMVPQVFIAPYVARLPVKVVLYRRMALLRVASLGLVALGGFVLGQRHDLLLWVFTIGLALNGFFTGFSSLPFWEAIGKTIPMERRSGLFSARNLVGGALAFLAGFLVRFILELPLAFPYPYAILFALGTLAFAYGWHVFGLMDEPPDKEIRTERISLSLPFRDFYFRRFLRVRILLVVASMVEPFYAAYAVRVLGHKGEIGVYLMVYTLSSVLSNLLWVRISRHYGSRSLILIGAALGALAPLLALLLPSSAFWMVFVLQGAYLAAIGVGTSTYLVNLAPTDSRSSYIGLSNTIVGLLAFSPVLGGLLADRVGYVGPMVVAIICYAWALYAGRRLKLLEGVQAR; via the coding sequence ATGACCAAGACCGACACGCCCGGTATTCTAGACCTCCGAGACCGCAACTACCGTTTCGCAATGCTCAATGGCTGGTTCGTGCTGTTGGGCGACGCTTTTTTTAATGGTTCTATCGTCCTGGCTTCCTTTGCCGCCAAGCTGGGTGCACCCAACTGGGTTATTGGGCTCCTGCCCTCGCTCTTGAATGCGGGCTCCATGGTGCCCCAGGTGTTTATTGCCCCCTATGTGGCCCGCCTGCCGGTCAAGGTAGTCCTCTACCGGCGGATGGCCTTGCTGCGGGTAGCCAGCCTGGGCCTGGTGGCGCTGGGGGGGTTTGTGCTGGGCCAGCGCCATGACCTGTTGCTATGGGTGTTTACCATCGGGCTCGCCCTTAATGGCTTTTTCACCGGATTCTCGAGCCTGCCCTTTTGGGAAGCCATTGGCAAAACCATCCCCATGGAACGCCGCAGCGGGCTCTTTTCGGCCCGCAACCTGGTGGGGGGTGCGCTGGCTTTTCTGGCGGGCTTTCTGGTGCGCTTCATTCTGGAACTGCCGCTGGCTTTCCCCTACCCCTATGCCATTCTGTTCGCACTGGGCACCCTGGCCTTTGCCTATGGCTGGCATGTCTTTGGCCTGATGGACGAACCACCCGACAAAGAAATCCGTACCGAGCGCATCTCGCTCAGCCTGCCGTTCCGCGACTTCTATTTTCGCCGCTTCTTAAGGGTGCGCATCCTGCTGGTAGTGGCCAGCATGGTCGAACCCTTCTACGCAGCCTATGCGGTGCGGGTGCTGGGCCACAAGGGGGAGATTGGGGTGTACCTGATGGTTTATACGCTATCCTCGGTGCTCTCCAACCTGCTGTGGGTACGGATTTCCCGGCACTACGGCTCGCGCAGCCTGATCCTGATTGGCGCAGCGCTGGGCGCCCTGGCCCCCCTTCTGGCGCTGTTGCTGCCCAGCTCGGCTTTCTGGATGGTGTTTGTGTTGCAGGGGGCTTATCTGGCCGCCATTGGGGTGGGCACCTCCACCTACCTGGTGAACCTGGCCCCCACCGATTCCCGCAGCTCGTATATTGGCCTGTCCAACACCATCGTGGGCCTGCTGGCCTTTTCGCCGGTGCTGGGGGGCTTGCTGGCCGATCGCGTGGGGTATGTGGGGCCGATGGTAGTAGCGATCATCTGCTATGCCTGGGCCCTGTACGCAGGCCGCCGGTTGAAGCTGCTCGAGGGGGTACAGGCTCGCTAG
- the thrS gene encoding threonine--tRNA ligase, producing MNVVLPDGRKLELKPGATAADAAKAIGPGLAKAAIGAIANGELYDLLKPLPDGAELRILTERDPEYVQLFRHTLAHVMAQAVRELYAERGFAPEQVKLAIGPVIENGFYYDIDAPEPLREEDLPVIEEKMRAIVAANLPLERFVLPREEALKRYAGIDPYKTELIQDLPENEELSFYKQGDEQFGFTDLCRGPHVPSTGRIPPHFKLTSIAGAYWRGDSSRPMLQRIYGIAFRTKEELDHYLWQQEEAKRRDHRKLGAELDLFTISEEVGKGLPLWLPRGSFIRRQMEDYMYHKEQEYGYHYVYTPHIASAKLYYTSGHLPYYKDDMYAPIEIEGEEYYLKPMNCPHHHMIYKARPKSYRDLPLRLAEFGTVYRFELSGTLSGLTRARGFTQNDAHIYCSRAQVTEEFIRVIQLFDEVYRDFGISDYWFRLSLPDFEHNPEKFGQENDNWRDSIAAIRAALEQTGAKYVEGIGEATFYGPKLDVQIRSVLGKEDTIATNQLDFIVPERFGLEFTNEKGEKETPVVIHRAIMGSFDRFFAFYLEHTAGDFPLWLSPIQAVIVPISDRHLEYAQQVAAQMRQHKLRVEIDSRPERMNAKIRDAELQKIPLILVLGDKEAEAGTVNLRERHVKEQRTLGIAELIGEMKGRVEAKR from the coding sequence ATGAACGTTGTGCTTCCCGACGGACGAAAACTGGAACTGAAGCCCGGCGCCACAGCAGCCGATGCGGCCAAAGCCATTGGCCCCGGCCTGGCCAAAGCCGCCATCGGGGCTATTGCCAATGGCGAGCTTTACGACCTGCTCAAGCCTCTACCCGATGGGGCCGAGCTCCGCATTCTGACCGAGCGTGACCCCGAGTACGTGCAGCTTTTCCGCCATACCCTGGCCCACGTGATGGCCCAGGCCGTACGCGAGCTGTACGCCGAGCGGGGTTTTGCGCCGGAGCAGGTTAAGCTGGCCATCGGGCCGGTGATCGAAAACGGCTTTTATTACGACATCGACGCCCCCGAGCCCCTTCGCGAGGAGGACTTGCCGGTAATTGAGGAAAAGATGCGGGCAATCGTGGCGGCCAACCTGCCCCTGGAACGTTTTGTGCTGCCGCGCGAAGAGGCCCTGAAGCGCTATGCAGGTATCGACCCCTACAAGACCGAGCTAATTCAAGACCTGCCCGAAAACGAGGAGCTGAGCTTTTACAAGCAAGGCGACGAGCAGTTTGGCTTTACCGACCTGTGCCGGGGGCCCCACGTGCCCAGCACAGGCCGCATTCCCCCGCACTTCAAACTGACCAGCATTGCCGGGGCCTACTGGCGGGGCGATTCGAGCCGCCCCATGCTCCAGCGCATCTACGGCATTGCCTTTCGCACCAAGGAAGAGCTCGACCACTACCTCTGGCAGCAGGAGGAAGCCAAACGCCGCGACCACCGCAAACTGGGGGCCGAGCTCGACCTCTTCACCATCAGCGAGGAGGTGGGCAAAGGGCTGCCCTTGTGGCTGCCGCGGGGGTCGTTCATCCGGCGGCAGATGGAAGACTACATGTACCACAAAGAGCAGGAGTACGGCTACCACTACGTCTACACCCCGCACATTGCCAGTGCAAAGCTCTACTACACCTCCGGCCACCTGCCCTACTACAAGGACGACATGTACGCCCCCATCGAGATTGAGGGCGAGGAATACTACCTCAAGCCGATGAACTGCCCGCACCACCACATGATCTACAAGGCCCGCCCCAAGAGCTACCGCGACCTGCCCCTGCGGTTAGCCGAGTTTGGCACGGTGTACCGCTTCGAGCTTTCGGGCACCCTCTCGGGTCTGACGCGGGCCCGGGGCTTCACGCAAAACGACGCGCATATCTACTGCTCGAGGGCGCAGGTGACCGAGGAGTTCATCAGGGTAATCCAACTGTTCGACGAGGTGTACCGCGACTTTGGCATCTCGGACTACTGGTTCCGCCTCTCACTTCCAGACTTTGAGCACAACCCCGAGAAGTTTGGCCAGGAAAACGACAACTGGCGCGACTCGATTGCGGCCATCCGGGCGGCCCTCGAGCAGACCGGCGCCAAATACGTGGAGGGCATCGGCGAGGCCACCTTCTACGGCCCCAAGCTGGATGTGCAGATCCGCAGCGTGCTGGGCAAGGAAGATACCATCGCTACCAACCAGCTCGACTTTATCGTGCCTGAGCGGTTTGGCCTCGAGTTCACCAACGAAAAAGGCGAAAAGGAAACCCCGGTGGTTATCCACCGCGCCATCATGGGCAGTTTCGACCGCTTTTTTGCCTTTTACCTCGAGCACACCGCCGGCGACTTCCCCCTGTGGCTCTCCCCCATCCAGGCTGTAATTGTGCCCATCTCAGACCGTCACCTCGAGTATGCCCAGCAGGTAGCAGCCCAGATGCGTCAACACAAACTGCGCGTGGAGATAGACAGCCGCCCCGAGCGTATGAACGCCAAAATCCGCGATGCCGAACTTCAGAAAATCCCGCTGATTCTGGTGCTGGGCGACAAGGAAGCCGAAGCAGGCACGGTGAACCTGCGCGAACGGCACGTGAAGGAGCAGCGCACGCTAGGCATTGCGGAGTTGATTGGGGAGATGAAGGGGCGGGTGGAGGCGAAGCGCTAA
- a CDS encoding penicillin acylase family protein, producing the protein MRLLFLGLAGLLLLVSCVPANQVRQVQGLSGPVNITFDRWGIPHIRALSSDMDVFFAQGYVHAQDRLFQMELGRRAAQGRLSEILGSGALEQDRFFRTWGFYRAAQASFPNHTEFTRRALEAYAAGVNQFIREGNLPLPFALLGFTPEPWTPADTLAWGKLQSYDLGQVWQDEIDNTFILSKVGLEGFNDLRGAYPEGWPTVLQPGDLRGSDDRANPGEPTQLAGMSPAMLAMLQELAQFSETLRMAPRTADQGSNNWVLGGSRTTTGKPLLANDPHLRLQNPALWYIADLRGPGYQAIGATIPGVPGVFLGRNDRVAWGATNVRPDVMDLFVLDLEGQSYRTPTGLVPLRLRQEVIQVRGADPVTLTVRESEYGPVISDLGRAFLRPGLTAGTAIAGENQAVAVRWTGLEPQDTTLDAYLGMNRARNAAEFREALRRYAAPMQNFVYADVDGNIGYIAPGLIPVRDWDGRFPASARQGQQWKGYVAFERLPQVVNPREGFVSSANNRVLPHGGPDISSYTTEVFRAQRIRDLILATPKASLADMARWQGDTYSIIAREMLPGLLALQPQSEAARRLQDAVRGWDLRAELDSIGATAFAFYYREISRMLEDELELRYPPVPYTFVKTLREDGRWCRNASAGIQNCAQFMAQALEKAGAELERRLGPDPTQWQWGRLHQASLISPLASTPLIGGLFNRTLPTPGSMHTVNVANYNQDTFLHTSGASLRTLFDLSDPDNSRIIYPMGQSADVFSPYFDNLLWLWRDNQTVPMSTRPADWGQTWTLELRP; encoded by the coding sequence ATGCGCTTGCTTTTTCTTGGGTTAGCCGGGCTTTTGCTGCTGGTTTCGTGTGTTCCTGCCAACCAGGTGCGCCAGGTGCAGGGGCTTTCGGGGCCGGTGAACATTACCTTTGACCGCTGGGGCATTCCGCATATCCGGGCCCTCTCGAGCGATATGGACGTGTTCTTTGCCCAGGGATATGTGCACGCCCAGGATCGGCTATTCCAGATGGAGCTGGGCCGCCGTGCAGCGCAGGGTCGGTTGTCGGAAATTCTGGGGAGTGGGGCCCTCGAGCAGGATCGCTTTTTCCGCACCTGGGGCTTTTACCGCGCAGCCCAGGCTTCGTTCCCCAACCACACCGAGTTCACCCGCCGTGCCCTGGAAGCTTATGCAGCGGGGGTCAATCAGTTTATTCGCGAGGGCAACCTGCCCCTGCCCTTTGCCCTGCTGGGCTTCACCCCCGAGCCCTGGACGCCCGCCGACACCCTGGCCTGGGGCAAGCTCCAGTCCTACGACCTCGGACAGGTCTGGCAGGACGAGATTGACAACACCTTCATCCTGAGCAAGGTTGGGCTGGAGGGCTTCAACGACCTGCGCGGGGCCTACCCGGAGGGGTGGCCCACCGTTTTGCAACCGGGCGACCTGCGCGGCAGTGATGACCGGGCCAATCCAGGCGAACCAACTCAACTGGCGGGTATGTCTCCCGCTATGCTGGCGATGTTGCAAGAGCTGGCCCAGTTCTCCGAGACCCTTCGCATGGCCCCCCGCACCGCCGACCAGGGCTCGAACAACTGGGTGCTGGGTGGGTCGCGTACCACCACCGGCAAACCCCTGCTGGCCAACGACCCCCACCTGCGCCTGCAAAACCCGGCCTTGTGGTACATCGCCGACCTGCGCGGCCCCGGCTACCAGGCCATCGGGGCCACCATTCCGGGGGTGCCGGGGGTTTTCCTGGGTCGCAACGACCGGGTGGCCTGGGGGGCGACCAATGTCCGGCCCGATGTGATGGATTTGTTCGTGCTGGATCTGGAAGGGCAGTCCTACCGAACCCCCACCGGCCTGGTGCCGCTGCGCCTGCGCCAGGAGGTCATTCAGGTACGCGGGGCCGACCCGGTGACCCTCACAGTGCGCGAAAGCGAGTACGGTCCGGTGATCTCCGATCTGGGCCGGGCTTTCCTGCGGCCTGGCCTGACCGCTGGAACGGCCATTGCTGGCGAGAACCAGGCGGTAGCGGTGCGCTGGACGGGCCTGGAGCCCCAGGACACCACCCTGGATGCCTACCTGGGCATGAACCGCGCCCGCAACGCCGCCGAGTTCCGGGAAGCCCTGAGGCGCTACGCAGCCCCCATGCAGAACTTTGTCTATGCCGATGTGGACGGCAACATTGGCTACATTGCGCCGGGCCTCATTCCGGTGCGCGACTGGGATGGGCGCTTTCCGGCCAGTGCCCGCCAGGGGCAGCAGTGGAAGGGCTATGTGGCCTTCGAGCGCCTGCCACAGGTGGTGAACCCCCGCGAGGGGTTTGTCAGCAGCGCCAACAACCGGGTTTTGCCGCACGGCGGGCCCGACATCTCCAGCTACACCACCGAGGTCTTTCGCGCCCAGCGCATCCGCGACCTGATTCTGGCCACGCCTAAAGCTAGCCTGGCGGACATGGCCCGCTGGCAGGGTGACACGTACTCGATTATCGCCCGGGAGATGCTGCCGGGCCTCCTAGCCTTGCAGCCCCAGAGCGAGGCGGCGCGGCGCTTGCAAGACGCGGTGCGCGGCTGGGATTTGCGGGCCGAGCTGGATTCGATCGGGGCCACGGCCTTTGCTTTCTATTACCGCGAGATTTCCCGGATGCTCGAGGACGAACTCGAGCTGCGCTACCCGCCGGTGCCCTACACCTTTGTCAAGACCCTGCGGGAGGATGGTCGCTGGTGCAGAAACGCCAGCGCCGGTATCCAGAACTGCGCTCAGTTCATGGCCCAGGCCCTGGAGAAGGCTGGTGCGGAACTCGAGCGCCGCTTAGGCCCAGACCCCACCCAGTGGCAGTGGGGCCGGCTGCACCAGGCCAGCCTGATCTCCCCCCTGGCCTCCACGCCCCTGATTGGCGGCCTGTTCAACCGTACCCTGCCCACCCCCGGCTCCATGCACACCGTCAACGTGGCCAACTACAACCAGGACACCTTCCTGCACACCTCCGGGGCCAGCCTGCGCACCCTTTTCGACCTTTCCGACCCCGACAATAGCCGCATCATCTACCCCATGGGCCAGTCCGCCGATGTGTTCAGCCCCTACTTCGACAACCTGCTGTGGCTCTGGCGGGACAATCAAACCGTGCCCATGAGCACCCGGCCTGCCGACTGGGGCCAAACCTGGACGCTCGAGCTCCGGCCCTGA
- a CDS encoding type IV pilus twitching motility protein PilT — MSTTQTPTPIAEMLRSMVQARASDIHLQAGAPPTVRIDGKLKPFGSKVLSPGDVEAIVRSLLNPVQQEELEYKKEMDFAYTVPGLARFRCNLLHQRGSFGLVMRVVAESIPSFEALGLPRPVMEELASKERGLVLVTGPTGSGKSTTLAALIDHINLHFPKNIVTIEDPIEFLHKHKKSLVVQREVGVDTDSFSSGLKYAMRQDPDVILIGEMRDRETVEAAIMAAQTGHLVFSTLHTLDAVRTINRIIDFFPLHEHLQIRILLAESLLGIISQRLLPRADGQGRALALEILLATPFVRDLIKDENKTPQIKDAMLQDNLRGMQTFDQHLVELYTQGHISLEDAEGSATSPHELKLMLTKFTGRGY; from the coding sequence ATGAGTACCACCCAGACCCCCACCCCCATCGCTGAAATGCTGCGCAGCATGGTGCAGGCTCGAGCCTCCGACATTCACCTGCAGGCGGGGGCGCCACCCACGGTGCGCATTGACGGCAAGCTCAAACCTTTTGGCAGCAAGGTGCTTTCACCGGGCGACGTAGAGGCCATTGTGCGCAGCCTGCTCAACCCTGTTCAGCAAGAGGAACTCGAGTACAAAAAAGAAATGGACTTTGCCTACACGGTGCCGGGTCTGGCCCGATTTCGCTGCAATTTACTGCACCAGCGCGGCAGTTTTGGGCTGGTAATGCGGGTGGTAGCCGAGTCCATCCCGAGCTTTGAGGCTCTGGGCTTGCCCCGCCCGGTCATGGAGGAACTGGCCTCCAAGGAGCGCGGTCTGGTGCTGGTTACCGGCCCGACTGGCTCGGGGAAGTCCACCACCCTGGCCGCCCTGATTGACCACATCAACCTGCACTTCCCCAAAAATATCGTTACCATCGAAGACCCCATCGAGTTTTTGCACAAGCACAAGAAAAGCCTGGTGGTGCAGCGCGAGGTGGGGGTGGATACCGACTCCTTCAGCTCGGGCTTGAAGTACGCCATGCGCCAGGATCCGGACGTGATTCTGATTGGCGAGATGCGCGACCGCGAAACGGTGGAAGCGGCCATCATGGCTGCCCAGACCGGCCACCTGGTATTTTCCACCCTCCACACGCTGGACGCGGTGCGTACCATCAACCGCATCATTGACTTCTTCCCGCTGCATGAGCACCTGCAAATTCGCATTTTGCTGGCCGAGTCGCTTTTGGGCATCATCTCCCAACGCTTGCTGCCCCGGGCCGACGGACAGGGGCGGGCGCTAGCTTTGGAAATTCTGCTGGCCACGCCTTTTGTGCGCGACCTCATCAAGGACGAAAACAAGACCCCGCAGATCAAAGACGCCATGCTGCAAGACAACCTGCGCGGGATGCAAACCTTCGATCAGCACCTGGTAGAGCTTTACACCCAGGGCCACATCAGCCTCGAGGACGCCGAAGGCTCGGCCACCAGCCCCCACGAGCTCAAGCTGATGCTGACCAAGTTCACCGGGCGCGGGTACTGA
- a CDS encoding M28 family peptidase, with amino-acid sequence MRKLWEALCALPHRGSATALEAQAAQQLKDYLARPGSGISVETQAFRAPRSYGPELILISLLLASGGLVGLWWLALLGTYGFWAHFSGWWVPWRRLFDRYPSQNVLAQTGQGRKTLILMAHYDTAKTFFLYHPKQVRNFRRNFLINAVLATVLPFSALAPVVSQLLGLYFLVQAVLLSLRELREPYVNGANDNATGVAVAVALFEELTQNPLPDYRVMLALTGSEEVGAKGAEYLARSRRVPPDALVLNIDNVGKGELFYATGEGMLVYHAYQGGLLEGARAIPGARPLAYTLAFFDTRPFAARKIPCLTLIRLENGTPPNWHWPSDQPDGVDWGAVEETLNYARTLVRHLA; translated from the coding sequence GTGCGAAAACTCTGGGAAGCGCTTTGTGCCTTGCCGCACCGGGGGAGCGCCACGGCCCTCGAGGCCCAGGCGGCCCAGCAGCTCAAAGATTACCTGGCACGCCCTGGGTCAGGTATCTCGGTAGAAACCCAGGCCTTCCGAGCGCCCCGCAGCTATGGCCCCGAGCTCATCCTGATTAGCCTGCTACTGGCCTCGGGCGGTTTGGTGGGGCTGTGGTGGCTGGCCCTGCTGGGAACCTACGGCTTCTGGGCGCATTTTTCGGGTTGGTGGGTGCCCTGGCGGCGGCTTTTTGACCGCTATCCCTCGCAGAATGTGCTGGCCCAGACCGGCCAGGGCCGCAAAACCCTGATTCTGATGGCCCATTACGACACCGCCAAGACCTTTTTCCTCTACCACCCAAAGCAGGTGAGGAATTTCCGGCGCAATTTTTTGATCAATGCGGTGCTGGCTACGGTGCTTCCCTTTAGCGCCCTGGCGCCGGTGGTGTCGCAGTTGCTGGGCCTGTATTTTCTGGTGCAGGCCGTACTCCTGTCCCTGCGTGAGCTCCGGGAGCCCTATGTCAACGGGGCCAACGACAACGCAACCGGGGTGGCGGTGGCGGTGGCATTGTTCGAGGAGCTGACCCAGAACCCCCTGCCAGACTACCGGGTGATGCTGGCCCTCACCGGCAGCGAGGAAGTGGGGGCCAAAGGGGCCGAGTACCTGGCGCGCTCGAGGCGGGTTCCACCGGATGCCCTGGTGCTCAACATAGATAACGTGGGCAAGGGGGAGCTGTTTTATGCCACCGGCGAGGGAATGCTGGTCTACCATGCCTACCAGGGGGGCTTGCTCGAGGGAGCCCGGGCTATTCCGGGCGCAAGGCCCCTGGCATACACCCTGGCCTTTTTCGACACCCGACCCTTTGCAGCCCGTAAAATCCCCTGCCTGACCCTCATTCGATTAGAAAACGGGACGCCACCCAACTGGCACTGGCCTTCCGACCAGCCCGACGGGGTGGACTGGGGTGCGGTGGAGGAAACCCTGAACTACGCGCGTACCCTGGTGCGCCATCTGGCCTGA
- the rsfS gene encoding ribosome silencing factor, whose protein sequence is MVKTIDTQTLIEHIKQALEDKKAENVVALDLTGVSDSLDYFVIATGTSQPHLQALERAVREKLQEDEGIRANKVEGPSPRWILLDYGPVLVHLMSAEAREYYDLEGFWADAKRL, encoded by the coding sequence ATGGTCAAAACCATTGACACCCAAACGCTGATTGAGCACATCAAACAAGCCCTGGAGGATAAAAAGGCCGAGAATGTGGTCGCACTCGACCTGACCGGCGTTTCCGACTCGCTGGACTACTTTGTGATTGCCACCGGAACCTCCCAGCCCCACCTGCAAGCCCTCGAGCGGGCCGTGCGGGAAAAGCTCCAGGAAGACGAGGGCATCCGGGCGAATAAGGTCGAGGGCCCCAGCCCGCGCTGGATTCTCCTGGACTATGGCCCGGTGCTGGTTCACCTGATGAGCGCCGAAGCCCGCGAGTACTACGACCTGGAAGGCTTCTGGGCCGATGCAAAGCGACTATAA
- the obgE gene encoding GTPase ObgE, producing MFRDILEITVTAGRGGDGCISFWREKYIAKGGPDGGDGGDGGSIILRALAQVDSLSNLSKRVYKAENGQHGMGKGLFGKSGKDLVIEVPRGTRVYDAETGELLADLVEEGQTFVAARGGKGGWGNPRFVTPTRQAPRFAEAGEEGEKRKLRLELMLLADVGLVGYPNAGKSSLLAALTHAQPKIASYPFTTLSPNLGVIERDLERITMADIPGIIEGAAQGKGLGLEFLRHIARTRVLLYVLDGADQPQETLQTLQAELRSYDPELLNRLALVALNKTDLLAPEETQALLSELSQTGLPVIPTSTQTRQGLPELVEALFALVQAAPKPKMEQPRPRPETPDYIKVTQVEEGVFELEAPQVERHLNRLKGDLMEAAGYLQELFKRYRVEQALKAHGVRAGDTVRFGQHEFEYIPEVR from the coding sequence ATGTTCAGGGACATCCTCGAGATTACCGTGACCGCCGGGCGCGGTGGTGACGGCTGCATTAGTTTTTGGCGCGAAAAGTACATTGCCAAGGGCGGCCCCGACGGCGGCGATGGGGGCGATGGGGGCTCCATCATCCTGCGGGCGCTGGCCCAGGTGGACTCGCTTTCCAACCTTTCCAAGCGGGTCTACAAGGCCGAAAACGGCCAGCACGGCATGGGTAAGGGGCTGTTTGGCAAGTCGGGAAAAGACCTGGTTATTGAGGTGCCTCGGGGTACACGGGTCTACGATGCCGAGACCGGCGAACTGCTGGCCGACCTGGTCGAGGAAGGCCAGACCTTCGTGGCGGCCAGAGGGGGCAAAGGCGGCTGGGGCAACCCCCGCTTCGTGACCCCCACCCGCCAGGCTCCCCGCTTTGCCGAGGCGGGCGAGGAAGGGGAGAAGCGTAAGTTGCGCCTCGAGCTGATGCTGCTGGCCGATGTGGGCCTGGTAGGCTACCCCAACGCGGGCAAGAGCAGCCTGCTGGCCGCCCTGACCCATGCCCAGCCCAAGATTGCCAGCTACCCCTTTACCACCCTTTCGCCCAACCTGGGCGTAATCGAGCGCGACCTCGAGCGCATCACCATGGCCGACATCCCCGGCATCATCGAGGGGGCAGCCCAGGGCAAGGGCCTGGGGCTGGAGTTTCTGCGGCATATTGCCCGGACTCGAGTCCTGCTCTATGTGCTCGATGGCGCCGACCAGCCGCAAGAGACCCTGCAAACCCTGCAGGCCGAACTGCGCTCCTACGACCCTGAGCTGCTCAACCGCCTGGCCCTCGTAGCCCTGAACAAAACCGACCTGCTAGCCCCCGAGGAGACCCAGGCCCTACTGAGCGAGCTTTCCCAGACCGGCCTGCCGGTCATCCCCACCTCCACCCAAACCCGCCAGGGGCTGCCCGAGCTGGTAGAAGCCCTGTTTGCCCTGGTGCAGGCCGCGCCCAAGCCTAAAATGGAGCAGCCCAGGCCCAGGCCCGAAACCCCCGACTACATCAAGGTCACCCAGGTTGAGGAGGGGGTGTTTGAACTCGAGGCCCCCCAGGTTGAGCGCCACCTGAACCGGCTCAAGGGCGACCTGATGGAGGCTGCGGGCTACTTGCAGGAGCTGTTCAAGCGCTACCGGGTCGAACAGGCCCTCAAGGCCCACGGCGTGCGGGCCGGCGACACCGTGCGCTTTGGGCAGCACGAATTTGAGTACATTCCCGAGGTCAGGTAG
- the rpmA gene encoding 50S ribosomal protein L27, whose translation MAHKKGLGSTKNGRDSQAKRLGVKRFEGQVVKAGNVLVRQRGTKFRAGEGVGQGRDYTLFALVDGVVEFADKGRMGRFVRVKPVELARAGN comes from the coding sequence ATGGCACACAAAAAAGGTCTGGGTTCAACTAAAAACGGGCGCGACAGCCAGGCCAAGCGCCTGGGGGTTAAGCGCTTCGAAGGTCAGGTGGTCAAGGCCGGTAACGTGCTGGTACGCCAGCGCGGCACCAAGTTTCGCGCCGGCGAGGGCGTGGGCCAGGGCCGCGACTACACCCTCTTTGCCCTGGTAGACGGGGTGGTGGAGTTTGCCGACAAGGGCCGCATGGGCCGCTTTGTGCGGGTCAAGCCTGTGGAGCTGGCCAGGGCGGGCAACTAG
- the rplU gene encoding 50S ribosomal protein L21 translates to MYAIIKTGGKQYRAEAGSKLRVEKLEANPGDTIEFDALMLGGEKPVIGTPTVPGAKVVAEVVEHGKGKKVVVAKFKAKIQYRRKRGHRQPYTEIVVKEIRA, encoded by the coding sequence ATGTACGCAATCATCAAGACGGGTGGTAAACAATACCGCGCAGAAGCAGGCAGCAAGCTGCGCGTGGAGAAGCTCGAGGCCAACCCCGGCGATACCATCGAGTTCGATGCCCTGATGCTGGGCGGCGAGAAGCCGGTGATCGGCACTCCCACCGTTCCAGGCGCCAAAGTGGTAGCCGAGGTGGTCGAGCACGGCAAGGGCAAGAAGGTGGTGGTGGCCAAGTTCAAGGCCAAGATCCAATACCGTCGCAAGCGGGGTCACCGCCAGCCCTACACCGAGATTGTGGTCAAGGAGATTCGCGCCTGA
- the yqeK gene encoding bis(5'-nucleosyl)-tetraphosphatase (symmetrical) YqeK, whose protein sequence is MISSISVVDLAEKVRQQVKPERYEHILRVAELAAEIAKANGLDVEKTYLAAILHDAARDLSEQQLRELAPPEIALERNHPLSLHGRAGRKLAEQWGIVDEEVLEAIEGHVYGVRPDHRLGMALYIADVSEPGRGVNHDIRELALTGRLLEAYQKAVICKVKYLQSKGIEPHPRTLAAYQAVLEQRGEDC, encoded by the coding sequence TTGATAAGCAGCATCTCTGTCGTTGATTTGGCCGAAAAAGTACGCCAGCAGGTCAAGCCTGAGCGCTATGAACATATTTTGCGGGTGGCCGAGCTGGCCGCAGAAATTGCAAAAGCCAACGGCCTTGACGTGGAAAAAACCTACCTGGCCGCCATCCTGCACGATGCTGCCCGCGATTTAAGCGAGCAGCAGTTGAGGGAGCTTGCGCCACCGGAAATCGCCCTCGAGCGCAACCATCCCCTATCGCTTCATGGCCGTGCTGGGCGCAAGCTGGCCGAGCAATGGGGCATCGTGGATGAAGAGGTGCTTGAGGCCATCGAGGGCCACGTGTACGGGGTTCGCCCCGATCACAGGCTGGGCATGGCCCTCTATATTGCCGATGTCTCGGAGCCGGGTCGAGGGGTGAACCACGACATTCGCGAGCTGGCGCTGACAGGACGATTATTGGAAGCCTATCAGAAAGCCGTTATCTGCAAGGTCAAATACCTGCAAAGCAAGGGCATCGAACCCCATCCAAGAACCCTGGCCGCTTACCAAGCGGTCCTGGAACAGCGCGGGGAGGACTGCTAA